The Trichoderma atroviride chromosome 5, complete sequence genome contains a region encoding:
- a CDS encoding uncharacterized protein (EggNog:ENOG41~TransMembrane:4 (i163-182o202-223i244-260o266-284i)): MSVKFERDTVQTFQDAATSNALQPFQQMAAEQGGVVQRTIKTITEKSVDQASEAADRAAERAAALAEGPGPIRRAFEGAPPLPGTSGKHPISEALGTALTGGKSMAGTKGYLASYIKELEANPLRTKMLTAGTLAGAQELLASWLAKDRNKHGNYFTSRVPKMAAYGALVSAPLGHFLIWLLQKLFKGRVSLRAKITQIVVSNLVIAPIQNSIYLVAMALIAGARTFHQVRATVKVGFWRVMRISWLTSPICLAFAQQFLPDELWVPFFNLVSFVIGTYINTLTKKKRLAALRKKHYGDTRDVRESRDPRDPRDPRDPRDIRDPRDPRDPRDPRDIRDNRPPQMGRPGPEDYPPPSPHGTEPQHERPQP, translated from the exons ATGTCGGTCAAATTCGAGCGGGACACGGTCCAGACCTTTCAAGATGCTGCGACCTCAAACGCCCTTCAGCCCTTCCAGCAGATGGCTGCCGAACAGGGCGGCGTAGTCCAGAGGACCATCAAGACCATCACCGAGAAGAGCGTCGACCAGGCCAGCGAGGCCGCCGACCGCGCTGCTGAGCGCGCCGCTGCTCTCGCCGAAGGACCTGGCCCGATCCGACGAGCCTTTGAAGgcgctcctcctctccccgGAACCAGTGGAAAGCACCCGATTTCCGAGGCCCTGGGCACCGCCCTGACGGGAGGAAAGTCCATGGCAGGCACCAAGGGCTACTTGGCG TCCTacatcaaggagctcgaggccaaCCCTCTGCGCACCAAGATGCTCACGGCTGGTACCCTCGCCGGAGCTCAGGAGCTTCTCGCCTCGTGGCTGGCCAAGGACCGCAACAAGCATGGCAACTACTTTACCTCTCGCGTCCCCAAGATGGCCGCCTACGGAGCTTTGGTCAGCGCTCCTCTGGGTCACTTTCTCATCTGGCTCCTCCAGAAGCTCTTCAAGGGTCGCGTTAGTCTGCGCGCCAAGATTACGCAGATTGTCGTCAGCAACCTGGTG ATTGCACCTATCCAGAACAGCATCTACCTGGTCGCCATGGCTCTCATTGCCGGCGCTCGAACATTCCACCAGGTTCGCGCCACCGTCAAGGTCGGCTTCTGGAGAGTTATGCGCATCTCCTGGCTCACCTCCCCCATCTGCCTGGCCTTTGCCCAGCAGTTCCTCCCTGACGAGCTTTGGGTCCCCTTCTTCAACTTGGTCTCCTTCGTCATTGGTACCTACATCAACACCCtcaccaagaagaagcgtctCGCAGCCCTGCGCAAGAAGCACTACGGTGACACCCGCGATGTCCGCGAGAGCCGTGATCCCCGTGATCCCCGTGATCCTCGCGACCCTCGCGATATCCGTGATCCTCGTGATCCTCGTGACCCTCGCGACCCTCGCGATATCCGCGACAACCGCCCTCCTCAGATGGGCCGCCCTGGTCCTGAGGACtaccctcccccctccccacATGGGACCGAACCCCAACATGAGCGGCCACAACCCTAA
- a CDS encoding uncharacterized protein (EggNog:ENOG41) translates to MFVMHKNAPPGLHRHSSFQPQCTHATMTRIYSPTLLCSSCRYPGPSGWLYQCTQDREDLIEHAVKQGEFVNMDHIGCQLTPMMGIRKGTPAAREDRLSFFKEINQKQLASYQPDQIAKILRQRENVQLAIQRDKIQKNSAAILSRLAQPYGLDSASCSIGLQKPWLCSPQEECQYRVCQNCRPGCADRAFLSLNAVAHGEVLPTAAAGYSFHLLGQRPVIDARNLLDMGCRPVPLSRSSPASTEHDSPASTMSVMDLLDAQIARGRILWTRRQDDAEIEEYDADFDWSLTPTISSITSGHLKYSPGCENLGVLSENASTTFDSQQWTPPPSENDLPGNEATEDDYSGTPSRAQSAPSPKEDVSQSTEGLIIGHVRELSLDESLNKATLGPSQPTNQNFTPFPLKVPHGVAMLEESVELGVPDVITQA, encoded by the exons ATGTTCGTCATGCATAAAAACGCTCCTCCAGGCCTCCATAGGCATTCATCGTTCCAACCGCAGTGCACACACGCTACCATGACGAGGATCTACAGCCCGACGCTCCTCTGTTCCAGCTGCCGCTATCCTGGCCCGTCTGGATGGCTGTACCAGTGCACGCAAGATAGAGAAGACCTAATCGAGCACGCTGTGAAGCAGGGAGAGTTT GTCAATATGGATCATATCGGCTGTCAACTTACCCCAATGATGGGCATTCGAAAAGGAACTCCTGCTGCTCGCGAGGACCGactcagcttcttcaaggaGATTAACCAAAAACAACTTGCAAGTTACCAGCCCGATCAAATTGCAAAGATACTACGACAGCGTGAAAAC GTCCAACTTGCTATCCAGCGAGACAAGATTCAAAAGAACAGTGCCGCGATCCTCAGCCGCCTCGCTCAGCCCTACGGGTTAGATAGTGCGTCTTGTAGCATTGGGCTTCAAAAGCCGTGGCTGTGTAGCCCGCAGGAGGAATGCCAGTATCGCGTCTGCCAAAACTGTCGGCCTGGCTGCGCAGACCGCGCATTTCTCAGCCTCAACGCCGTTGCTCATGGAGAGGTGCTCCCTACTGCCGCAGCCGGATACAGTTTCCACCTCCTGGGCCAGCGGCCTGTTATAGATGCGAGGAACCTCCTAGATATGGGCTGTCGTCCAGTACCCTTG TCTCGCTCTTCTCCTGCAAGCACGGAGCACGACTCTCCTGCATCGACGATGAGTGTCATGGACTTGCTCGACGCGCAGATCGCCCGTGGACGTATTCTGTGGACAAGAAGACAAGACGACGCCGAGATAGAAGAGTATGATGCCGACTTTGACTGGTCCCTTACGCCTACGATATCCAGCATCACTTCTGGCCATTTAAAGTACTCTCCTGGATGCGAGAATCTAGGAGTGCTTTCAGAAAATGCATCGACCACATTTGACTCACAGCAATGGACGCCTCCTCCTTCAGAGAACGATCTGCCTGGGAATGAGGCTACGGAAGATGATTACAG TGGCACTCCCTCGAGAGCCCAGAGTGCACCATCACCCAAAGAAGATGTCTCTCAGTCAACTGAAGGTCTCATCATCGGCCATGTTCGCGAGCTGAGCCTTGACGAATCGTTAAACAAAGCAACACTGGGACCATCTCAGCCAACCAACCAAAACTTTACCCCGTTTCCCCTAAAAGTGCCCCATGGGGTAGCCATGCTGGAAGAGAGCGTCGAGCTAGGGGTTCCAGATGTCATTACGCAGGCTTGA
- a CDS encoding uncharacterized protein (BUSCO:EOG092D49PH) — protein sequence MAVYAIGSNGSGQLGISHKEDVSVPKPVLFHPEQPSSRIAKVAAGGNHTLLLTDSGSLYWSGDPASGACGLSPFPNVPVFLEARLSKDEPVGEIALAAATWEASVIVTKDEQGRRTKVFSLGIGQKGELGLGELIVRTPSATRVKDFPPAGTEVVDLSACMGHAVAVLDNGDVYGWGNCRKSQVGEPGAVIYSPRKIEGVDFKVVRAVCAKESTCLFGEPESGHLRVLGSDKWGLTSDAPSTAIPWKDVGASWGNFYILGTDGSLIAWGRDDHGQLPPPNLPPLDKIAIGSEHAVALSAEGDVVSWGWGEHGNCGPRVENNDVKGRWNVIASSKHIPPESKIDNIGAGCATSWISITSS from the coding sequence ATGGCCGTATACGCCATCGGCTCCAATGGATCCGGCCAGCTCGGCATCAGCCACAAGGAAGACGTCTCTGTGCCAAAGCCTGTGCTCTTCCACCCCGAGCAGCCCAGCTCtcgcatcgccaaagtcgctgctggcggcaaCCACACGCTGCTCCTCACGGACTCGGGCAGCTTGTACTGGAGTGGAGACCCGGCCAGTGGAGCCTGCGGGCTGAGTCCCTTCCCCAACGTGCCGGTGTTTCTGGAAGCGCGGCTGTCAAAGGATGAGCCCGTCGGAGAGATTGCGCTGGCTGCGGCCACCTGGGAGGCGTCTGTCATTGTGACAAAGGATGAGCAGGGCCGGCGGACAAAGGTGTTTAGTCTCGGCATTGGGCAGAAGGGAGAGCTGGGATTGGGCGAGTTGATTGTGAGGACGCCGTCAGCTACAAGGGTTAAAGACTTTCCTCCCGCCGGGACGGAGGTTGTGGACCTGTCAGCATGTATGGGACACGCTGTTGCGGTTTTGGATAATGGCGACGTCTATGGCTGGGGAAATTGCCGCAAGTCTCAAGTTGGCGAGCCTGGTGCCGTCATTTATTCTCCGAGGAAGATCGAGGGTGTAGACTTCAAAGTTGTCAGGGCAGTGTGTGCCAAGGAGTCTACATGTCTTTTTGGAGAACCTGAGAGCGGCCATCTGCGTGTCTTGGGATCAGACAAATGGGGCTTGACTTCAGACGCTCCTTCAACAGCTATACCGTGGAAAGATGTCGGAGCGAGCTGGGGCAACTTTTACATTCTAGGAACAGATGGAAGCTTGATAGCTTGGGGACGAGACGATCATGGTCaactgccgccgccaaaccTCCCCCCTCTAGACAAGATTGCCATTGGCAGCGAGCACGCCGTCGCACTCTCTGCAGAGGGCGATGTTGTGTCTTGGGGCTGGGGAGAACATGGCAACTGCGGACCGCGAGTGGAGAATAACGACGTCAAGGGAAGATGGAATGTCATTGCATCGTCAAAGCATATTCCTCCAGAGAGTAAAATAGATAACATAGGCGCCGGTTGTGCCACTAGCTGGATATCCATTACATCCAGCTAA
- a CDS encoding uncharacterized protein (EggNog:ENOG41): MDTQNTFPATYAEENNRNNIVNDTKMGNVVDGGGVGTGLAPFNHIDPNYVFDFGGMVIDPTLSNDIGLADDLNDGEMGIGSVSLDNEVFAGGTEDSGTEDSPATGVTKHRYSEVDNDGRREPGKMWCCDRWYSTKGGFQKHLDTGNPTLPCEAKPVPCSSKLFSTDPELKRHYRTAHKGWARANGLSDLSCSCVACGKTFTRPDNRNKHWKRFKRCREKIEQMKNT, from the exons ATGGATACTCAAAATACATTTCCAGCAACTTATGCTGAAGAAAACAACAGAAACAACATCGTCAATGACACCAAAATGGGCAATGTCGTTGATGGAGGGGGAGTGGGCACTGGCCTGGCTCCATTCAATCATATCGACCCGAATTATGTCTTTGACTTTGGTGGGATGGTCATTGACCCGACACTTTCCAATGATATCGGCTTAGCTGATGACTTGAATGACGGAGAAATGGGCATTGGCTCAGTTTCCTTGGACAATGAGGTATTTGCTGGCGGTACAGAAGATTCCGGTACAGAAGATTCTCCTGCTACCGGTGTAACCAAACATCGTTACTCCGAGGTGGATAACGACG GGCGTCGCGAACCTGGCAAGATGTGGTGCTGCGATCGGTGGTACTCAACCAAAGGAGGTTTTCA GAAACATTTAGACACGGGCAACCCAACATTGCCGTGCGAGGCGAAACCTGTTCCTTGTAGCAGCAAACTGTTCTCAACCGATCCCGAATTAAAGAGGCATTATCGGACTGCACATAAAGGTTGGGCTCGTGCAAATGGCCTTTCCGACTTGAGCTGTTCTTGCGTGGCCTGTGGGAAAACTTTCACCAGACCTGATAATCGAAATAAACATTGGAAACGATTTAAAAGATGCCGCGAAAAGATTGAACAGATGAAGAACACCTAG
- a CDS encoding uncharacterized protein (EggNog:ENOG41): MSQTMTTTSLSVPLPLDITTEDPVPSTSRAIHKFYEPIILYEALIDAVKHTAKPPSPEPIINIEDSKQVFCAFVNKLSHVCDKKRGGDTVTSFVVLKDQRNPARAHFVFAANRQTVSELGVTAAYVKALLQKIDQAPDGEVNQHNARSSLLYHILRFNRPRVSFYLRNLRSQAANCLESCQSTNLEHDDLIAEELKKILVCPSNGSHENDLVVDYLRQSETVIQLLVRMEKTPAGAAIKTRAMEERMLGVTSMECWPKFFHTMSRILAYLQSVKFLLRAKREWPSLFQDPVVDFLSSSRPMVKPARQKSQRADEIIGRMTRKTKNIEIFKRFVEALQVFDLDARIQQGFKRDSFKPTAHAEVILLNWLLKPGEVAPGKFFNDWAYIGSSKPTCKLCVHYFREHRSNVEHRPCHGNFYPSWRIPDVFPYQGEAAKEQKQLMVDRVLEQVRKDTFDIVRKKASPSMKGDDSNTLTAGMTLDDSWSVRGSQDDYDDIASMMGDVSLDS, encoded by the exons ATGTCTCAGACCATGACAACTACTTCACTTTCCGTCCCATTGCCCCTGGATATAACCACAGAGGATCCAGTTCCATCAACCAGCAGAGCCATTCATAAATTCTATGAACCAATCATACTCTACGAGGCTCTTATCGACGCAGTCAAACACACCGCCAAGCCGCCTTCCCCGGAGCCAATCATCAATATCGAAGACTCGAAGCAAGTCTTCTGCGCCTTTGTCAATAAACTCAGCCACGTCTGCGATAAGAAGAGAGGCGGCGATACAGTCACTTCGTTTGTTGTCCTCAAAGACCAGCGCAACCCCGCCAGAGCTCACTTCGTCTTCGCAGCCAACCGGCAGACTGTCAGCGAACTAGGAGTCACGGCTGCGTATGTCAAGGCTCTGCTCCAGAAGATAGACCAGGCACCCGACGGTGAAGTGAACCAGCATAATGCAAGGAGCTCGCTGCTTTACCATATTCTGCGGTTTAATCGCCCTCGGGTCTCCTTCTATTTGCGCAATCTTCGCTCTCAGGCGGCCAACTGCCTTGAAAGCTGCCAATCAACTAATCTGGAACATG ACGACCTAATTGcagaggagctgaagaagattctGGTTTGTCCTAGTAATGGCTCGCATGAGAATGATCTGGTAGTTGACT ACCTTCGACAATCAGAGACAGTGATCCAGCTTTTGGTCCGAATGGAGAAAACACCAGCCGGTGCAGCAATCAAGACTCGCGCCATGGAAGAGCGAATGCTCGGCGTCACGAGCATGGAGTGCTGGCCGAAGTTCTTCCACACCATGAGCCGCATCTTGGCTTACCTCCAGTCCGTCAAATTCCTGCTCCGCGCAAAGAGAGAGTGGCCAAGCCTCTTCCAAGATCCGGTCGTGGACTTTCTGTCGTCAAGCCGTCCAATGGTGAAGCCAGCCCGGCAAAAGAGTCAGCGAGCCGACGAGATCATCGGACGCATGACCCGCAAGACCAAAAACATTGAAATTTTTAAAAGATTTGTAGAGGCTCTGCAGGTGTTTGACCTCGACGCTCGAATCCAACAAGGGTTTAAGAGAGATTCTTTTAAACCCACCGCGCATGCAGAAGTCATCTTGCTCAACTGGCTGTTAAAACCAGGAGAAGTTGCTCCGGGGAAGTTTTTCAACGACTGGGCGTacattggcagcagcaagccgaCTTGTAAGCTATGTGTTCATTACTTCCGCGAACATCGATCAAATGTCGAGCACCGACCTTGTCACGGCAATTTCTATCCCAGCTGGCGCATTCCTGACGTGTTTCCGTATCAAGGCGAGGCGGCCAAAGAGCAGAAACAACTAATGGTGGATCGAGTGCTGGAGCAAGTGAGAAAGGATACTTTTGATAttgtgaggaagaaggcttCGCCAAGTATGAAGGGAGATGACTCCAACACATTGACGGCCGGAATGACGCTTGACGACAGCTGGTCTGTACGAGGGTCACAAGATGATTACGACGATATTGCATCCATGATGGGAGATGTAAGCCTGGACTCTTAG
- a CDS encoding uncharacterized protein (CAZy:GH18) — translation MVPRSRAWFCPCSCMGGSSDGEQEHHQPPTAERPPVDASNGYQTRPHPVSRGYMNGVYYPSWLVYKDKTPATLDVANITHIFYAFVGVNEDGSLRWIDEHADLVKDVDGEKGALHALAKLKRQNPHLKTIVSIGGGADSKQFCTLAASHNGRQTLAKQVRHLCDRHKLDGVDIDWEHPKNTQEGHDYVKLLQECRKVLPENTHLLTTALPVGQYILKHIDLRAVSRLVDYINLMAYDFTGSWTSVCGNQAQLHSPRGGLQSSYPELGVCATDGVEYILSKGFPSRKLVFGVPAYARYFPVAEGPGCSTEGAGEMDYYEMPDEWVDNAVVEETSVAAWYVDANSGKGYITFDVPKTVHMKAKYVAHKNLGGLFYWTGTGDKPGRLSLVAAGKRGLDE, via the exons ATGGTCCCTCGGTCTCGAGCCTGGTTCTGTCCGTGCTCGTGCATGGGCGGCTCGTCAGACGGTGAACAAGAGCATCACCAACCACCAACTGCTGAGCGGCCTCCCGTGGACGCCAGCAATGGCTACCAGACGCGCCCTCATCCTGTTTCTCGCGGCTATATGAACGGCGTGTATTATCCCAGCTGGCTGGTGTATAAAGACAAGACGCCTGCGACTCTTGACGTTGCTAATATTACGCACATCTTCTATGCCTTTGTTGG TGTCAATGAAGACGGTTCGCTTCGC TGGATCGATGAGCACGCCGACTTAGTCAAGGATGTCGATGGCGAGAAAGGCGCTCTGCATGCCCTCGCCAAACTCAAGCGCCAGAACCCTCATCTCAAGACGATTGTATCTATTGGAGGAGGTGCCGATAGCAAACAGTTTTGCACGCTGGCTGCCAGCCACAACGGGCGACAGACGCTTGCAAAGCAGGTTCGCCATCTCTGTGACCGCCATAAACTCGATGGCGTTGACA TTGACTGGGAACATCCCAAGAACACACAAGAGGGTCACGACTATGTGAAGCTTCTCCAAGAGTGCCGCAAAGTCCTTCCTGAGAATACACATCTTCTCACCACCGCTCTTCCCGTTGGCCAATATATCCTCAAGCACATCGATCTCCGAGCAGTGTCTCGTCTAGTTGACTACATCAATCTCATGGCATACGACTTCACCGGTTCCTGGACAAGCGTCTGCGGCAACCAAGCACAGCTCCACTCCCCTCGAGGCGGCCTCCAGTCTTCATACCCAGAACTCGGCGTATGCGCCACAGACGGCGTCGAATATATCTTGTCCAAGGGCTTCCCGAGTAGGAAACTTGTCTTTGGCGTTCCTGCTTACGCGAGATATTTCCCCGTCGCCGAGGGACCTGGCTGCTCTACCGAAGGCGCAGGGGAAATGGACTACTACGAGATGCCGGATGAATGGGTTGATAATGCCGTGGTTGAAGAGACATCCGTGGCAGCCTGGTACGTAGATGCAAATAGTGGGAAAGGGTACATTACGTTTGATGTTCCGAAGACTGTTCATATGAAGGCCAAATATGTGGCTCACAAGAACCTCGGGGGGCTGTTCTACTGGACGGGCACTGGTGACAAGCCTGGAAGGCTGAGCTTGGTGGCTGCTGGAAAAAGAGGGCTCGACGAATGA
- a CDS encoding uncharacterized protein (EggNog:ENOG41~TransMembrane:1 (o319-339i)) — MATPACSRCTRLKIACVGCGQLRYKFKDQTDLQAVRSSKKARSRASLSLETESDSPGSIVSIASSRDSARSGAFVSLLDITDPSYDLRCYGPWFKDLPRRMGTNEALDAAVEAMVGFYPHLRRREQTCLSRGSVVKYVNALQALRNCLNDPQKASRPETLCAVYILLICQGWTGRDNDQKVSHGEGLAYLLEAMESGQESGQSSDQFQDTIRLTLYVPVILEAIFNPRIRLSSWFSRLKDRAFGPPAPITHGARRFMSLHIQSLARIPDLLREPAKHIDDILTSYQRIRIEIPLLKGSLELTDALVSKSPTSESIKTRIHYQASFGLLVASALIFNAYLRAFGADDGNMVEEADNMANDAIKLAHDASQYRPLGASFAPLCLIPAWTATNNIEIQQRVVEALRVYQDDFSAATGRGWYIMAYWLRGELDRIRSGLGPSPMEDYGDRQWGTITLDEKGSMVCDGGVSDWFCCSE; from the exons ATGGCCACGCCCGCCTGCTCTCGGTGCACGCGCCTGAAGATTGCGTGTGTGGGCTGTGGCCAGCTGCGATACAAGTTCAAAGATCAGACGGATCTGCAAGCAGTGAGATCGTCCAAGAAAGCCCGGAGCAGAGCATCGCTCTCGTTGGAGACGGAGAGTGACAGCCCAGGCTCCATCGTCAGCATTGCGTCCAGCAGAGACTCTGCTCGGTCTGGCGCTTTTGTTTCTCTGTTGGACATTACCGATCCCAGCTACGATCTTCGCTGCTACGGCCCATGGTTCAAGGATCTGCCCAGGCGTATGGGCACCAATGAAGCTCTGGATGCAGCGGTAGAGGCCATGGTAGGATTCTACCCACACCTGCGAAGGCGTGAGCAGACATGCTTGTCTCGGGGCTCTGTGGTCAAGTATGTAAATGCGTTGCAGGCTCTTAGAAATTGCTTGAACGATCCACAGAAAGCAAGTAGACCAGAGACGCTGTGTGCCGTATATATCCTGTTGATTTGCCAA GGATGGACAGGAAGAGATAATGACCAAAAAGTCAGTCATGGGGAAGGGCTTGCATACTTGCTTGAAGCGATGGAGTCTGGGCAGGAGTCTGGGCAATCTTCAGACCAGTTCCAAGACACCATTCGCCTCACCCTCTACGTCCCTGTT ATTTTGGAAGCCATATTCAACCCGAGGATACGGCTGAGCTCTTGGTTCTCGCGACTTAAGGACCGCGCTTTTGGTCCACCAGCTCCCATTACTCACGGCGCTCGAAGATTTATGAGCCTGCACATACAGAGTCTCGCTCGGATTCCAGACTTGCTACGTGAACCTGCCAAACATATTGATGACATTCTTACTTCATATCAGCGGATACGAATCGAAATTCCACTGCTGAAAGGCTCTCTGGAGCTCACTGATGCTCTCGTCTCCAAATCGCCCACGAGCGAGTCTATAAAGACTCGTATTCACTACCAGGCGTCATTTGGCCTCTTAGTGGCGTCTGCCCTGATATTCAACGCGTATCTGCGTGCCTTTGGGGCTGATGATGGGAACATGGTCGAAGAGGCGGACAACATGGCCAACGACGCCATCAAATTGGCTCACGATGCCTCGCAGTATCGGCCCCTCGGCGCCAGCTTTGCACCGCTGTGTCTCATCCCAGCGTGGACGGCCACTAATAACATTGAGATTCAGCAGAGAGTGGTGGAAGCACTGAGGGTATATCAAGACGACTTTTCGGCTGCCACAGGTAGAGGCTGGTACATCATGGCGTATTGGCTGAGAGGTGAGTTGGATCGCATTAGAAGCGGGCTGGGGCCGTCACCGATGGAGGATTATGGCGACCGGCAATGGGGTACGATAACGCTTGATGAAAAGGGCAGTATGGTGTGCGACGGCGGTGTAAGCGATTGGTTTTGTTGCTCGGAATGA
- a CDS encoding uncharacterized protein (EggNog:ENOG41~TransMembrane:1 (o340-360i)): MPGVPSYRGCDACRKQKKKCDMATPACSRCTRLKIACVGCGQLRYKFKDQTDLQAVRSSKKARSRASLSLETESDSPGSIVSIASSRDSARSGAFVSLLDITDPSYDLRCYGPWFKDLPRRMGTNEALDAAVEAMVGFYPHLRRREQTCLSRGSVVKYVNALQALRNCLNDPQKASRPETLCAVYILLICQGWTGRDNDQKVSHGEGLAYLLEAMESGQESGQSSDQFQDTIRLTLYVPVILEAIFNPRIRLSSWFSRLKDRAFGPPAPITHGARRFMSLHIQSLARIPDLLREPAKHIDDILTSYQRIRIEIPLLKGSLELTDALVSKSPTSESIKTRIHYQASFGLLVASALIFNAYLRAFGADDGNMVEEADNMANDAIKLAHDASQYRPLGASFAPLCLIPAWTATNNIEIQQRVVEALRVYQDDFSAATGRGWYIMAYWLRGELDRIRSGLGPSPMEDYGDRQWGTITLDEKGSMVCDGGVSDWFCCSE, encoded by the exons ATGCCGGGAGTGCCCAGCTATCGCGGGTGCGATGCGTGcaggaagcagaagaaaaag TGCGACATGGCCACGCCCGCCTGCTCTCGGTGCACGCGCCTGAAGATTGCGTGTGTGGGCTGTGGCCAGCTGCGATACAAGTTCAAAGATCAGACGGATCTGCAAGCAGTGAGATCGTCCAAGAAAGCCCGGAGCAGAGCATCGCTCTCGTTGGAGACGGAGAGTGACAGCCCAGGCTCCATCGTCAGCATTGCGTCCAGCAGAGACTCTGCTCGGTCTGGCGCTTTTGTTTCTCTGTTGGACATTACCGATCCCAGCTACGATCTTCGCTGCTACGGCCCATGGTTCAAGGATCTGCCCAGGCGTATGGGCACCAATGAAGCTCTGGATGCAGCGGTAGAGGCCATGGTAGGATTCTACCCACACCTGCGAAGGCGTGAGCAGACATGCTTGTCTCGGGGCTCTGTGGTCAAGTATGTAAATGCGTTGCAGGCTCTTAGAAATTGCTTGAACGATCCACAGAAAGCAAGTAGACCAGAGACGCTGTGTGCCGTATATATCCTGTTGATTTGCCAA GGATGGACAGGAAGAGATAATGACCAAAAAGTCAGTCATGGGGAAGGGCTTGCATACTTGCTTGAAGCGATGGAGTCTGGGCAGGAGTCTGGGCAATCTTCAGACCAGTTCCAAGACACCATTCGCCTCACCCTCTACGTCCCTGTT ATTTTGGAAGCCATATTCAACCCGAGGATACGGCTGAGCTCTTGGTTCTCGCGACTTAAGGACCGCGCTTTTGGTCCACCAGCTCCCATTACTCACGGCGCTCGAAGATTTATGAGCCTGCACATACAGAGTCTCGCTCGGATTCCAGACTTGCTACGTGAACCTGCCAAACATATTGATGACATTCTTACTTCATATCAGCGGATACGAATCGAAATTCCACTGCTGAAAGGCTCTCTGGAGCTCACTGATGCTCTCGTCTCCAAATCGCCCACGAGCGAGTCTATAAAGACTCGTATTCACTACCAGGCGTCATTTGGCCTCTTAGTGGCGTCTGCCCTGATATTCAACGCGTATCTGCGTGCCTTTGGGGCTGATGATGGGAACATGGTCGAAGAGGCGGACAACATGGCCAACGACGCCATCAAATTGGCTCACGATGCCTCGCAGTATCGGCCCCTCGGCGCCAGCTTTGCACCGCTGTGTCTCATCCCAGCGTGGACGGCCACTAATAACATTGAGATTCAGCAGAGAGTGGTGGAAGCACTGAGGGTATATCAAGACGACTTTTCGGCTGCCACAGGTAGAGGCTGGTACATCATGGCGTATTGGCTGAGAGGTGAGTTGGATCGCATTAGAAGCGGGCTGGGGCCGTCACCGATGGAGGATTATGGCGACCGGCAATGGGGTACGATAACGCTTGATGAAAAGGGCAGTATGGTGTGCGACGGCGGTGTAAGCGATTGGTTTTGTTGCTCGGAATGA
- a CDS encoding uncharacterized protein (EggNog:ENOG41) — protein sequence MASIPYKDITSSPPFNFVVGPDEKEHTIHSALVASQSAALNALIKGGMKESIERRVVWKDVDEEAFIRFSQYVYTGDYDGATPSKREAVGIASTQMTSTYPSNDSSKKARGFGVAGHVTLNRKRLLWDKFQALYPLLSPAAAPISEPSSHYDYTGVFLGHAQMYVFADYHGIEPLQVLALGKLRQILTSFTVRVESYNDITQLVRYTFEHTVDKKEQGDRLRSLVCLYAACRVEDLWKDAEFRDIASTSPDLSVQLITAMLDRLD from the exons ATGGCTTCCATACCATATAAAGA CATTACTTCTTCGCCTCCCTTCAACTTTGTTGTCGGTCCAGATGAGAAAGAGCACACAATCCATTCTGCCCTTGTCGCAAGCCAATCCGCAGCTTTGAATGCACTCATCAAAGGAGGGATGAAAGAGTCCATAGAGCGGCGCGTTGTATGGAAAGACGTCGATGAGGAAGCTTTTATCCGTTTTAGCCAATACGTATACACTGGAGACTACGACGGAGCGACGCCTAGTAAGCGTGAGGCAGTAGGAATAGCTTCCACTCAAATGACAAGCACGTATCCGTCCAACGATTCTAGCAAAAAGGCGAGAGGATTCGGAGTGGCTGGACATGTCACCCTGAATAGGAAAAGGTTGTTATGGGACAAATTCCAGGCTCTTTACCCATTACTCTCGCCAGCCGCTGCTCCTATCTCAGAGCCATCTTCTCATTATGACTATACGGGTGTTTTTCTCGGTCATGCACAAATGTATGTCTTTGCGGATTACCACGGAATCGAGCCTTTGCAGGTCTTGGCGCTCGGAAAGTTGCGCCAGATTTTGACATCATTCACTGTTCGTGTCGAGAGCTACAACGATATAACTCAACTTGTACGATACACTTTTGAACACACTGTTGATAAAAAGGAACAAGGTGATAGATTGAGATCGCTCGTCTGTTTATACGCCGCATGCAGAGTGGAGGATTTATGGAAGGACGCTGAGTTTAGAGATATTGCGAGCACGTCGCCCGATTTGTCTGTACAGCTCATTACGGCCATGCTTGATCGGCTTGATTAA